A segment of the Macrotis lagotis isolate mMagLag1 chromosome 8, bilby.v1.9.chrom.fasta, whole genome shotgun sequence genome:
atgaagccttttctgTCCCCTCTCCCCAGGACTCTTCTTCCCAAGCTATCctatatttaactattttgtatatatttgtattaatttatttcatatttatgtttaatatatattttatatgtatttgttgtctctcccattatcATGTAACTCATTGAGAGTaggaattttttcattctttgtactggCATCCCCAGCACCTGGCACAGTGCTATAAGTAgactcttaaaaatatttgtttacctGACTGGTTGATTTTCTCTCCAGTATCCCAGACACCCTCATCTGTCACCTCAGTCCAGAAGCCTTGAGCAACATAGAGATTGAAGATGCCCTGACTCTGGCCCAGAGATTCAACGAGGTTTGCTTTGACCCAACTCCACAGCTTGATGGAAACCATTTGGTTCCTCAACCACCATCTTGGGAAGCCATACAGGTGGGGCATGCTCTGTGGATTGGGTTTTCCTTAGGTAACCAGTTAGGAGgggaattttcccatttctccCTATTCTTGACCACTAGCAGATGAggtaatatcaataaaaaatttggcaaactttaaagttctatataaatgtcaattattgcTGGCCATGATGGTGATAATGACATTATCACCTTCAGACTCAAATTCAAAGAGGAGCTTAATGGAGGAACTTAATTCCATTATCTTCTTAATTAACATATAAACCAACTCTGCCCTTCATCTTATTGTTTGGTGGCTTTTGGGTGTTTACCTGTCCCAGGTGTGTCTGTGTTGAGAATGCCAAGGTTCAGTACTGTGCTTTGGTCAAGACTTTTCTCTCCCACAGGTGGCAACTGGACTGCTGAGGAACCTTGGGAACTTTTCAGAGGCCATACTGCACAGATTGGGTCAAACAGCTGTAGGGTTGTCAGTGTCACAGACTGAAGAGCAGATCAGTGGCCAAGACCTGGTGGCTGCTCTGCCCACCTTGGCCCAGGTGAGGGGCTGGAGCCCTGCTCAGGCTCGTGCCATCACCCACAAGCTCTTGGAGTCTGGCTATAAGGTAAATGGGATGAAGGTacaaatggaattaaaaaaatcaaggcaGGTAGCACAGGTCCTGCTGTGATGATGTTTATGTCTATCTCTCCCTATGTAGGTCTTGGATGCCCAGAGTCTAGCAGCCCTGGGAAGCCTGGTGAGTGGCCTCAGTAGTGCTTGGCTCCAGAGCCTGACTCCAGACATAGTCTTAGAAGCTGTAAAGGAACCAGAATTTGCTCAGCATCTTGCCCACATCCCAGACATTCTGAAAACTGCATTTGTGGAACAGGTGAAGCCCAGTCCTGACTAATATAGGGGCTGTTACTTCTACATCTACTTAAAACTAAGAATGCCTATCATGAGGAACATGGAATAGAAAATCAAGATTATTAGAACTGGCAGGAAATATAGAGAATATCTAGGCCATCTCTTTCatttgacagaaaaagaaaatgaggccctGAAGACATTAGTGAAgatgtaaaaatgtttatatctTTGCCCAAACTATGGTGACAGAGTCAGAAATAGAACTCAGGTGTCCAGGGGTGGGGATCTCTCACCTTAAGGCCCCAGGTTCATCATCCCAATCTCTGTCGGCCTCCTTCCTCCCTATGCTCTTCATCAGCTGGCCTTGGCTGTTCTGAGTCCCAATGCCCTAGTGCAGGCTGTGCCAGTCACACTCACTGATGCCATCCCCAATGCAATGCTGGCCTTCAGTCCTGATGACCAGCCCAGATTCAATTACCTCAACAGCCGAAGATGGTCTCAAGTACAGGTGATCCATCTGGACCTCACTTACCTTTATCCCCTCCCTGTGGACCTGCTGACTCTTTAAAATTGGCTCATAGGGAATGATCTGGGGTCCAGGAGCCCCCTCTACTGCATTTCTCCTATGGTGATTTGGGTTCTCTAAAGGAATCAGGAGGGGGGTCAGTACAAAATATCTTCTGAGGACACTGGTGGAATTATCTCACTTTCTTTAAAGGAAACCCTTTTTAGCAACCCCTTACTTTCATCCCCTATATTCCAATGAGACATTTCCCCAACCCTATGAATTCTATCCAATCCCCAGAAACACTGACTACATCCTAAGAATTTGGCCAGTTTGTCAGAGGTTGCCCAACACTGTGAATTGAATCCCACCTTTGGAAAAGGGAAGACATTTATCAAGATGATAGAGTCCCAGcttggggtgggagtgggggtgaGGAGAAGGTGGTGCACTTGGTGTTTTGCTGTAAGAAACTTTTCCTATTTCCCCCCCCCAGGCAGCCATGTTTTTTGATGAAGTGGTAAAGAACGTCTCTGACTTCAATAGGTAGGTTCCCTAGTCTCTCTAGGTCCTGGCCATGGCCATGGAAGGTTTGGGTAGGTGCATATTAATTGGTGTTCTGCTCAAAAATGGAGGCTATTGATGTCAGATGGATGAGGGGAACACTCCTGTGGTGGATGTTGCTATTATAAGGTCTACTACTCTGATGATATTGCTCTCTTGTTCCTTGTCTCCTACAGATTCATTTCCAACTTGGCTTCTGACAATTCTCTCCCCTAATTCAAACCCTCAGAATCCCCTCTTCCCCAACTTATGCTTCACCTCCTCCAGGAACTTGGTCATCCCAACCCATACTGAACTCAGATCAAACCAAATCCCATTTATCTATTGCCCACTATGTACAAGGGAGGCACCacagtatagtggatagaaagccaGCCTTAGAGTCTGGAGGACTGTGGGTTCAAATTATATCTCTGACTGATGCTAGCTATGCACCTCTTAACTCCAGTTCCAGGCTAGATTTAGAAGGTGCAGATGAATTGAGAAATGGTGTTTCTTGACTGAAGTTTCATATACAGATGACATCACAAGTTTAGACCACAAAAAAGATTCAAGGCTCTTCATTGGGCAAAGATGgataagacacacacacacacacacacacaacagacacatgcacacacacacacacacacacacacacaccctacatTTTACTACATTCTTCTCCATGTCATCCTCTCTCTTTTCTGTGTATATATTTCATCACTTTTGCCAATGTGTGAGTTGCTTTCAACAGTCCTGACCTtagatttcttccttctccacctcttccttgcCCATCAGCTCCTCAGAGGCaaagtcacaaaaaaaaatgaagaaaacaataaaattgaagtAGGCATCCTGAATTTGCAGTCTATTGATGTCACTTTGAATCCTTGCTCTGCTATGACACTACTTATGAGACCTTGGCCAAGTacctctggtcctcagtttcttatttatttagttaattagtttttaatgtaaggcaatggggttaagtgacttgcccaagatcacacagctgggtaattattaaatgtctgaggctggatttgaactcagatcttcctgactccagggctggcactctatctactatgccacctagctgtcctgggcctcagtttcttcactgaaACATAGCATTTATGTCAGAGGGCTgaagtgaaaatcaaatgagatttcatatgtatgtatgcataacatgaatatacatgcaatatatatttatttatgtttgacCATACATGTGAATATTCACATGCATGCATATAGAATCCTTTTTAagccttaaagttctatataaatggtagctataaAACGAGAGGGCttggactggatgatctctaaagtcctttccagctcccaGTCTCCCTATCCTGTTCTGTCTCCTTTTCACTCACCTGCACCTCCCAGACTTTGAGCTCCCCTAGATCGAGGTTCCAAGCCTCCTGGGATCTCCTGTCCCCTTGACTCTCCTCTTGCTCCACATTTCTAATGCCACAATGAACATGCAGTAGAGTCAGGTTGAGTTGAGACCCCAAATCACAATGAAAGGCTTTCTCCCCTGGACCCTCAGGTACATACAGAAGCCTACTATTGCAAGAGTCATTGTGTAGTCAATCTAGTCTTTTTATAGCTTCTAACCATAGccaaaatttagaactggaatagAAATCACTTAGAACaatctgttcattttacaaagagagaaactgaggcccaagaaagTTGAATAACTTGGTCAAGTTCATGCAGTAGTGtcaaagacaagatttgaacccaggtcccctgatACCCAAGACCaaagtattctttccactgcacaAGGAGGCCTCCCTGTACtacttggaaatttaaaaaaaaagaacatgatcaATGAGGAAATTTATTTTCCTGACTGCATATTTGTtagaaggaatttatttttatttttttcaaagtgttgggcaataggaaggagaaaaaatagatttctgttaattaaaaaattaaactttaatataaaaaaatttctaattggTAATTAGTTTTGAGATATTATATCAGAAGCTTAATAGGAGTGTCTGTTGCTTGTGATACCCCTAGGTTCTGTCTGGGACCAGGCCCAACTCAGACTGATTcagtctcttctttcttcccagcCTCTCCCCTTTTATTTTACATGGTTTCACATGTACATCAGCCTCTAGCTTGAATGTGGAACAAGTTCGACACCTGGCCAATGTTATGGAAAGGAAGAATGTCACCTTAGGGGCAGAGCAGGTCAGTGGGTCTTgttcatctgtctgtctgtctggaggtggggatggggatggTGGATGGCTGGGAAAAACCTGCTGACCAAAGGGACCACCTTTCTCAGTAGGTCTGAAACCAGGCAGAACTGGGAAGTGGATAAGATTGCTCTTAGACTTTCTTTGTTGCATCTCTCTTCCCAAAACTGCTAAACAGGCTAAGGCAATATCATTCTTGTCTTTTCACAAGCCCTTGAgctaatcataataataataataataataataataataatagttaacataaagaactttatatttttcaaagtgtcttacaaatattattcccattttatcttcacaactctGGAAGATTGGTACAAttaataccctcattttatagagttagaaacaGAGATACGGAGAGCTTAAgtaatttttccaaggtcacataggtagtaaacagctaagggagaatttgaactcaagactttctgattccaaggccaacaCTGTCCACTTGTGTCACCTGGTTGTCTTTGATTTTCTTATAAGAGAAATAAATTCAAGTCACAGTGCTGGCTTAAATAACTCACATTCTGTGGATACAGCATTGTATCTAGACTTgaaaagtcctgagttcaaaaatctGATCCCAGATACTTAaacttttctttgcctcagtttcctcatctgtaaaatgggagataaGAAAAGCCTCTAACTCCCAGGGCAATCAAgaggataaaaggagataatgtttgtaaagcactttgcagtcCTTTAAGCattatattttttgttcttgagttgtttcagtcatgtttgactcttcctgattccattggtgttttctagaatgattttgcattttcttctccagttaattttacaaatagggaaactgagaaaaataaggttaagtggcttggccaaggtcacagaacttatgtctgagtttagatttaaCTAaaaaagattagtcttcctgactccaggttgttatttttgttgttatttgaccctggacaagtcatttaacttgttgaAGCCCTAGATTCTAGGCCAACAGTGTCAAATATTGCCAAAACAATATTCTTTAGTGCTGTCTGAACCAGAATAAATTGTGATTGGGAAATAATTAACCAAACAAGTAAAAATACattagaacatagataatgttaatatgtagttttctaagtcaatatgtggcttCAATGACTCTAATATATCATTTAGTGTCCTAACCCTTTCTATCTGTATTTGACACCACTGCCCAAAACTACTTTCTGAGTCTAagttactattaatattattatcattattaaaaaataatatatggggcagctaggtggtgcagtggatagaacaccaaccctggagtcaggaggacctgagttcaaatccggtttcagacacttactaattacctaactgtgtgaccttgggcaagctacttaaccgctgcaaaaaaaactaaaaaaaaaaaatatgaactaaTGACATGTGAACTAAACCCTTCAATGCCTTAACCTTATCGAGTAAAACTCTATTGGAAGATTTCAGGACAGTGAAGGAGATACTGGTCCCCCTCAGGTGACTCACAGGGAGAAACAATCTCATAGCTCAGGTAGAAACTTTGTTCTCTTTGCAGTTGAGTTGTTTGGCCAAGAAAGTCACTGAAAATGGCATTCCTGAGGACCTCCTGGACAACTACCCTAGGGAGATGTTACTGTTTCTAAGGTGAGTTCTCAGTGAGATGATCCTTCCCCAACCTTTATCCTTATCATCCTAATCCAGGAGTCTATGGGAGcagggtgatgatgatgatgatgatgatgatgatgatgataaaaatgagaacaGCTAACATTTATGGAGCATTTAAGGTTTGAAATGCTTTTTACATATAGGGAATCCCCAAAATCTTAGTGACATTTTAAGTTGTAGGGATGCcctatatattatttcatttgctattGAACTTCCTTCTTGACTCTCTAGttttgtgtccttgggcaagtaactATGATCCTGTGTCATCTTTTTCTGTTTCATAGCTCTAGAACCATGCTGATACTATGTTTGCATATGAATGATTGAACTACAGAgtactgggcttgaaatcaggacgacctgagttcaaatgtgacctcagatacttccttgcttagtgacctgggcaagtcacttaactctgttagtctcagtttcttcatctgtaaaatgagctggagaaggaaatggcaaatcatttcattatctttgccaagaaaatcccaaatggggttatagagagtcagacacgactgaacacAACAATGAAACTTCTTGACTCTATCTAAACTCAGTGCTCTAATCACTAGGTTATCTAGCTGTCTATAGTATGATCCTCTGATCTAATCTATCCAAGAGTGAGGGACCTGCACTATCATTTCTTGAGTGAGTCCTACCATGTCTCCTGCCACCATAGTGGCTGCCATGAGTACTTAGTTTCTCAGATAGACTCATAGAATCTCAAAGCTGAGAATGGCCTTGGAATCTCTttgtctcattttacatttggagaaactgagaatgaaagaaaggaagtcaTTTGTGCCATATAGCACCACAATTTAGTGATAgtgtcaagatttgaactctagacTTCCTGGCTTCCCAATCAAGTGAATTCAACAAGCTTTTACATATGAAGCACTTACTAGATGCAAGATATGGTGCTAAGTgctaaaaataaagacaaaaatataaaaaagggcaCTGCCTTCTAGGAACTTAAATTCTGCGGTTTCTGCCATAACATGCACCCTGAGAGAGTGAGGACACAGCATTAGAGATGGGTGCCAGGTCTCAAAAGTCCAAATTACCTGACCAGAATTAATTTCCTCCCCTAGAAAGTGCAGTGATTGGATtcatgatttctaagatccctttctaAGGGGTCTTATACTTTCTAAGATCTTATGAATCTGCCACATTGCCATATGGTTCCCCCTCATAATGAGTGAGTCCtatttagccccccccccccacatccaaTGTTCTATAGATAATACTGTTCAATCATGGCCATGGATGATTCCTACCAACACAAAGGAAAGAGggattttctctttgccttggaaGTTCATGTTTTCTCTGGTGGTTATCATTTGTGACCTGGCCACTCAATAAGAATGATATGGACAAGTTAAGAATGTGATTAGAAGACAGCCAGTATATTGAGATGAGGGACTATGATATCTAAATATTtgataggaaagaaatagaatgttTTAAATGGAAGAAGACTTAGGGGAAAATACAGTAGTTCTGCCTTCTGTCTTCTACCATATTAAGCAGGCTTATTTTATGGAATTTGAAGCTGAGATTGAGGAGCAAAAAGTACCCTTGGACCAATGGAATTATAAAGAAGCAGATTTGGGCTcaagaaaaattttctaacattAGATTGTAAGTCACTTgaggcaaggactgtcttttacctcttttggtAACCCTAGCTCTTATCACAGTACCTGAGGCTTAAATAgactcttaaattttttttttttatttaaggcaatggggttaagagtgacttgcccaaggtcacacagccaggcaattattaagtgcctgaggccaactttgaactcagatcctcctgactctaaggctggtgctctatccactgtgccacctagctgccctgcagaAAAGGCTTATGTCACGAACTGAACAGGAATCAGCTGTCCCCCTTAATAGACTCAATAAATTGTTATGCAATTGATTAAGCTGCCCtacaatgaaatgaaataaattattaagtgattgattAAGCTGCTCAACAATGAAATGTTTTTGAAAGATCATAAACTTTGCTTCCATGGAAGTATTTGAGAAGAAATTGGAGGACCAATATACCTATCATGAGCATTATAGAGAGGAATCAAGCACATCATGAAAAATTAGCTTAGATATCCAGGgagattccttccagttttgaACATCTATGATTCTGTAAAATATTCTTGGAGAGTTGATGTGAGACTATGCCATTGGTTCCTTTTCCAGCCCTTCTGCCTATACAAGGACTGGAGACTGCAAAAAATTTTTCATTCGGGTGGGAGAAGCCAACTTGAATGTCCTCCAGAAAGATTCGCCCATGAGAACAAGATTGTTATCGGAGGCCCTGACTTGTTTGGTAGGACTTGGGATGGGGAAAAGAAGGCGAGTTTGGCAGGGATGGAAGGAAGGCCAGGGAAGGTTGGCATGAGACCTGAGCCACTTATTGACCAGGATCAGCTCTACACCTTATTGCCACTGGCAGACTAGGTCCCTGAGGTTACTGTAGACTTTGAGTCCATAGGATGCAGGCTCTGAAGATGGATAGGAATGAAAAAGGATGCCTAAACCAAAGCCCCAAACAATTCCTATTGGCCTTTTGATGGAGAAAGAACCCTACACTTGGAATTCCTGCTCTCCTAATTGCTgatgtatgaccttaggcaaattccCTCAGTTTTCTGTGCCTTGGTTTCTCATTCAGTAAAGACAATAGACTAATACTCATTTTATCTATTCCTAACAATTGTTATGAgaaaagcactatagaaatgtgagctatgcttctctcttctgttcttcagagagagggaggaaagaaagattcAGCCtcaatgaagaatttttaaaaaggggactGAAGGAGGGACCCCAGGAATTCAAAATTCTGATTTTCCATAATGTGTCGTGCATAGCAATTCTGCTGTTTTCCATCCATGCAACCTTCGACAAGTCATACTAAACATTTTTGAACCTTATTTTCCTGATCTACAAGATGAAGGAGTTAGATTAGGTGATTTCTAAGGTTActgaaaatatataatagaaccagagaggtagatgctataataatccccattttacagatgggggaaactgagtttcagagagctTAAATGACCTTATTTGCCTATGGCCACATgtctaggaagtatctgaggttggatttgggtACTCCTGATCCAAgtccagtactttatctactattTCTTCCCACTGaacatgaacaacaacaataaaatggaagtgaatggaAGTCACAAAAGattgagaaaaatcaaattgtGTTCCAAAGCCATGTCTATGAAAACtggattaatattaaaattaattctgTAACTTCATCTCTGTGTAATTCTAATAATACCCACCCTTCTTCCCTCCATCATCCACCCACCCAACACAGGTCTGCTCCCTACAATCAGAACCTCTCTTAATAAACACACTGTCCATTTCTATCCCATTTCACAGTTTATGAATCAATGTCCTGTAGGCAAAAATTTATCAGGGCCATTTTACTGAGAAGAGCATTAAGGTTTGGTGATGGGAAATGAATCACATAGGTAGTGAGAGACAGATTAAATTTAGACTTTCTGTGTCCCAACACCTCATTATCTATTTAATAGTTACTGGTGCAATCTCAAAGTCTCAAAAATTTTAGATTGGCCATGCCCTCCATAGAATAGAGCTGGAACTAATGGTAGGCAAAGTGGGCATCCTCTAGGATGCTCACGAAGGAGTGTGACCAATGacatttcttataattttaatgTGAGAAAACTCTTTTCTGAGTGACTTTCAAATAATTACTTGATGATGAACCAAGTTGAATTATGATATAGAAAAAGCCCAAAGTGTTAGCTGATGTTAATTAAAGGTTTAATTTTCAAGACCCTCAGGGCCTTGTCTGGTCTCTCTTTTAGAGGGATAAGTGTTTGCCCAGGGATGGGGAAGAAATGGCTAGGAAACTGTCCCCAGCTGTCAAGAACCTGGGTGGTAGAGCCATGATAAGGTAGAAGGGACCCTGGTTGGGTATGCTCTGGCAAGGGGTCCTTGCTTGCAAGTATTCAACCAAACTGAGAAGGGTTTTGCTGTCACAGGGCATTTCAGATACACGGGTCAGTGAAGAGGACATTCAGATCTTGGGCCAGTTGGCCTGTGACCTGACTGGACACTACATAAACAACTCTGCAGAGGTGCTATTGCCTTGGTTGGAACAGTGTGGTGGCCCCTTTAGCCCTGACCAGAAAGAGGCCGCCAACCTGGCCCTACGTTCTGATGATTCTCCATATGGGTAAGGCACCTCCCTTACAGTCTATGGAAGAGTCTCTGTATGTACATATGATACTCACACTGGAACATGAATGTGAAAATATATACTAATGAgcatgtatgcatatgcatgaccttgcttccattttctggtttttgttttgaGACTAAGGGAAAGGGAGTTGGGCCTGGGCTAGGTCCCACTTCAATCTCAATTGGGtcagttttttccatttgaccatctTTTGACTTTTACCTGTCCATCTGTGCAGTCCCCCCTCCAGATGGTCGGCATCTACTCTGAGTGCTCTTCGGGGGCTGCTGCCAGTTTTTGACAGGGACATCATCCAAAGCATACCCAAGGTGAGCCCcttacaaagaagaaataaaaaaaggataacCTTGATTGCAGAATATGAGGGTGATGGAGGGAGGATGGATGGGTGAGGGAAACCAAGATCCAGATATATAAGAAGGCAATGTCAGTCTATGAACGTTGGAGCAAGAGCCATGGACACATTTGATGGCATGAAAATAATGCCTAAAATTCTCCCATTAGAGTTTTGTGCCTTTGGTTAAAGTCCCTGAGGTCTCTGAGAACAGTCATCCGTCCTTCTTTCAATCTGACTTCTCAGTGTGAAATAAAATCTAAGATCATTTCCTATTGAAGATGGAAAGGGTTCAGATAAAGCCTCCTTGTAAGGACAAAAAACAAACCTTGTTGAATTCCCCACCCTCTATTcttgtctctccccccccccaccaccatctTGTACTATAGTTCTTTTCCTAATCCTCCCTTTCCTCTACTCccatcctccaaaaaaaaaaccaaaaccctgaCCTTTAAACAGATAACCCGAAGGGGACTATCTCCCCCTAATCAAGGGCTTTTGCATTTTATTAGAACCCCAGAGGCTGAGAATGCTTACTCCAAAGGAATAGAGCTTTAATATAGGAATTTAAGGTGATGAGGGGGATAGTTTAGAGAATGGGAGAGCTGAGAAATCCTCACATCACACCTGATAAATGGATAAGGTATGCCCTAGCTTAGTGACTCACCCTGAATTCCACAGTGAGTCAGGGCAGACTTAAACCTTGCCAGAGCTGTGCACCAATCTTTGCTACCACTCAGAAATTACCCCTTCCTCTCAGGATGTTGTGACTTCTTGGTTAAAACGTGCCCTCCCAGACCCCTCCTGGTCTCGACAGAATCTGAGAACCTTCATCCAAAATCTCCAGCCTTCCCGATATCGGCGGGCTACTGGTGAGTAGCTGGGGAATCAGCCCACAAAAGTGATCACATCATTGTGATTGGGGTCCAGCTATCAAAAACTTTCCAACATGGAATCCTGGCCTGCCAACCTGGGGATGGAGCGAAGGACAAGTTTAGTAGTTACTCGCAAAGCTGGGGAGGAGAAACATTTCTGGAAGTGGTCAAGGCAAGTAAGAAGATGAGCAGGGACAGGAGGAAAAAAGTCAATCGGGTATAAGGGAGGAAGTTTTCTTGACTGGTATCTTCTTTCTGACTTGCATTTGAgtcaagaaggaaagaaagttggaggggagaagagggagagagaactggggaaagaataaaataagagagattaaggggagaggaaaagagggggagaagagtgggagagaaaactggggaaagaataaaataagtgattaagagaaaggaatggaaaagaggaaagggagaaaggagaaagaaagaaatagaaatggatgAGAGATAAGGGAGaagatggaggaagggaaagaagatatAGGAAAAAGGAAtgggagggcggctaggtggcaaagtggataaagtactggccctggagtcaggagtacctgggttcaaatccagtctcagacacttaataattacctagctgtgtggccttgggcaagccacttaaccccgtttgccttacccccccccaaaaaaaggaatgggaaaCCCTGTTTTCTGCCAAGTCTCTTGCCAATAACCGGCTCACTTGACCTTtgcttcacccccccccccccccccccccctccacagGAAAGAGAGAGCAAAACCAGAGAAAACgagatgagagaaaaggaaatgctggggaaaggaaaggaattagaAGGGCAAGGATGCAGCAGTTTTTAATTTGTGCAGAATGAGGGGAAGAGGATGAGAACCTAATGCCAATTAATGTGTGCCCTCAGCTCAGTGCCCAAAAGAGGAAATCACAGACATCAATGATGAACTGGTATTTTACTCAGAGAGCACACTG
Coding sequences within it:
- the MSLN gene encoding mesothelin isoform X3; translation: MVTRRTMGSLFCDPGIFLLFLALGCMATPETHPCTTKSIDEATLCASVQSINKDQLKAASSGDHFTCQVTLAQYACIPRSWLQVLKEDFLTFLYPCLVVSGPPSAQDSAYSILFFSKIDLPVLETVLERFSQQFSPVEFSDQWAGVLFNGLWRRLGSAFQVRETQVTRSQWLSWLQPFLLHPEAFHCLAAQNTSCQTFHNLISALNDMYSSLDVEKQRKIFKGMEAFLLQEDSGSHCQDVTVPGLNSSSWLANYLGFFLEHATEEELKRLVDEPKLKILARDPATLHLVSQLHLMPDLAIFYTALLTSPPSLNLSSIPDTLICHLSPEALSNIEIEDALTLAQRFNEVCFDPTPQLDGNHLVPQPPSWEAIQVATGLLRNLGNFSEAILHRLGQTAVGLSVSQTEEQISGQDLVAALPTLAQVRGWSPAQARAITHKLLESGYKVLDAQSLAALGSLVSGLSSAWLQSLTPDIVLEAVKEPEFAQHLAHIPDILKTAFVEQLALAVLSPNALVQAVPVTLTDAIPNAMLAFSPDDQPRFNYLNSRRWSQVQAAMFFDEVVKNVSDFNSLSPFILHGFTCTSASSLNVEQVRHLANVMERKNVTLGAEQLSCLAKKVTENGIPEDLLDNYPREMLLFLSPSAYTRTGDCKKFFIRVGEANLNVLQKDSPMRTRLLSEALTCLGISDTRVSEEDIQILGQLACDLTGHYINNSAEVLLPWLEQCGGPFSPDQKEAANLALRSDDSPYGPPSRWSASTLSALRGLLPVFDRDIIQSIPKDVVTSWLKRALPDPSWSRQNLRTFIQNLQPSRYRRATAQCPKEEITDINDELVFYSESTLLECLNSSLLAANLDKLKTLPFTYEQEKIFKAKLDKLFPNGYPEFVISNLGSLFKLFTPEEIGKWNVTSGETLNALLMADSNNDNLVISWPSKIYFKT